CTCATTTTCTGGTGCAAACATCGAAACGCCACCGTCTTGACCCAGTTTGATTGCGCGCTGAATGGGGAATGGGAACGATGTTGCACTAAAGACAAATTGCACTCCTGTCTCTTGCAATAGAGCATAGCCTTGCTGCAAATCTTCAGGTCGCACGAACGGCGCCGTTGCGTATAAACAACAGACCGCTTCAATATCCCAACCTTCATTCTGACACCAATGAATCGCATGAGCCATAACGTCCATCGTCGTCGCATAGTCGTCAGAAATGTCTGTCGGCCGTAAAAAAGGCACCTCAGCCCCATGGGCCTGAGCGACCTGGGCAATTTCAGCGGCATCGGTTGAAACGATCACTTTATCAAAACAGCCAGAGGCCAAGGCGGCTTCAATGGAATAAGCGATCATCGGCTTACCATGAAACGCCTTGATATTTTTCCTTGGTATGCGTTTGCTACCACCTCGTGCTGGAATAATCGCGATTTTCATTAGCGTCTCTGTAATACGTCGGTGAGAATTTGAACCACGGTATTTTGTTGCTCAAGTGTCATACCATGAAACATGGGAAGTGACATCGCTTCTTGATAGTAGCGTTCAGATTCCGGGAAATCTCCTACACTAAAGCCCATCTTGACGTAATAGGGCTGCGTATGAACCGGAATATAGTGCAGGTTCACACCGATCCCTCGCTCACGCAGCGCATCAAATACCTGCTTGTGACTTAATCCGATCTCCTCTAAGCACAAACGAATCACATAGAGATGTAAGCCAGAATACGTTTCCGGTAGTTGGTACGGTAGCACAATAGGCAAATCAGCCAATAGTTCATTGTAACGTTGTGCAATCTGATGTCGGGCAGTGACAAAATCTTCCAACCTCCGCATTTGACTCACGCCCAACGCGGCTTGAAGCTCTGTCATTCGGTAGTTGTAACCCAAAGCGATCTGCTGATAATACCAACCACCATGGCTTTCACCTTCCATCTGCATTGGATCGCGGGTAATGCCATGACTGCGCAGTAGCGCCAACTTGTCTGCAAGGTCTGGGTGATTAGTCAAAGCAGCCCCACCCTCGGCAGTCGTGACTATTTTCACCGGGTGGAAACTGAATACGGTAATGTCTGAATAGCCACAATTGCCAATCGGCTGACCACGATACTTGCCTCCAATGGCATGCGAGGCATCTTCAACCACGTGAAATCCGTACTCCTTCGCCAACTTACCAATGGCTTGCATGTCGCAGGGCTGACCACACAGATGAACGGGCACCACGATTTTCGGCAGCATGCCCTTCGCTTTGGCCTTGATGAGTTTTTCTTCGAGCTTGCGGGGACATAGGTTATACGTTGTGGGGTCGATATCGACAAAGTCCACCTTTGCGCCACAATACAAGGCACAATTTGCCGACGCTACGAACGTAATGGGTGACGTCCACAACCAATCCCCTTCACCCAGTCCCAGTGCTAAACAGGCCATGTGCAGCGCCGAGGTCGCACTATTGACGGCAAAGGCGAACTTCGCTCCAGTATGCTCAGTTAATGTTTTTTCAAACGCAGGAACTTGAGGTCCTTGGGTGAGGAAATCAGATTTCAATACCTCAACGACACTATCAATATCTTGCTGACTGATGTCTTGCTTTCCGTAAGGGATCACTGCGTATCTCACACTGCAAAGTTTGGATCAACGTGCTCTTTGATGAGCTCGCGTAAACTTTCAATACTTTCCCATTCAGAATTGGTACCCGAGTTGTATTTAAATCCAAACGGTACTTTTTCAGCTTTATGGTGTTTTAGATATTCTGCTTCGGTATAAGTAAAAGAGACAGAAGGCAGAATTGCGTAATACTTACCGAGGTCGATAGTATTAAGAGAGTCTGTGTCGGTGATCATCTCTTCGTGCAGTTTTTCACCAGGGCGGATTCCTACAATCTCAGTTTTGCACTCAGGTGCAATGGCTTTTGCGATATCTAAGATTTTGTACGAAGGGATTTTCGGTACAAAAATTTCACCTCCAAGATGGTGCTCAAGCGCATACATTACCATGTTTACGCCATCCTGTAATGAAATATTAAAACGCGTCATATCTTCGTGAGTTATCGGTAACACGCCTTCTATGCGTTTTTTCAAAAAGAAAGGAATAACTGAACCACGTGACCCCATTACGTTGCCGTAGCGTACAACACTGAATCGGATGTCTTTTGAACCCTTAATATTATTTGCAGCTGTAAACAGCTTATCAGACGCGAGCTTCGTCGCTCCATATAGATTAATGGGAGCGCATGCTTTATCAGTAGATAATGCTACTACATTTTTTACCCCGCACTGAAGTGCAGCATGAATCACATTTTCGGCCCCATCAATATTTGTACGAATACACTCGGTCGGATTGTATTCTGCAGTATCCACTTGTTTGATAGCAGCTGCGTGAATAATTACATCAACACCTTCGCAAGCTTGAATCATTCGCCCTTTGTCTCTAACATCTCCGATGAAGAATCTAAGCTGAGGAAATTCATTAGCTGGATACTTCTGCCTAAGCTCAAACTGCTTGAGCTCATCACGAGAAAAAATTATTATTTTTTTTACTTTTGGGAAACGTTCTAGAATTGTTTTAATAAATTGTTTACCAAAAGAACCCGTTCCACCTGTGATCAATACTGATTTATAATTAAGCATTTTTTCCTCAATTTTAAACGTAACATTTCAGACAACACTTTATACGATTTAATATATAAATTTACGGCTTGAAAAATTATTTTCAGTTTTTTAACACTTACGTATTACCGCCTCTTTTCAATATATTTTCCTGTTTCCCAATGCAACGCGCGTAAAGACTATTGCCATCGACAACATGAACCCAAGAAACGTTCCCAAAATACATATCAAAGCTCGCCTAGGTTTAAACTTATCCTCAGGAACTACAGCAGGATCTATTGTTTTAAACACATATTCATCACGAACTTCAGCAAACATTGTAGTTTTTGCTTGCTCTTCAATCAATTTATACAAAATCACACGAATATCTGAAACATTTGTAAGTTCAATCTGCTTGTTCAAAAATTCTGTACTCCGCATTGCTTCGGCAACATCACGTTCTTTCATTACCCGATTAATATCAAGTATCAACCAATCTACCCACTGCTTTGCAATAAATGGCGATTGATGCTCTACCTCTATAGTGACCATACCGCTTTCTTTGTCCGCGCTCACTGAGAATATTTTCATAAACTCTTTATGCGCTTCTTGCACTGACGGTTCTGGCTTTAATGGAGCCTTAACCTCACGAACCCAGCTTTTGGTTTCTGTATCAAAAAGCTCGGGTTCAAAACTTAAGCGGTTGTCAGAAATGTACCATTTATCCACGGCCATGAGTTCCGGCATTATTTGGTGTTTTTCAATAAACTCACCGACAAATTGACGTGATTTAAGGACCTCTATGGCCAACTGGGTTTTATCAATTCCACCCTTCCCCCCCAAATTGATCCCCGCCATGCTCGCTAGCCCACCAAACTGGGATGCCAGTGCAGCGAGGCCGCCGCTGCTAGCCTCGCTGCTCGCCGGCGCCAGCAAGGCTTCTGCCTTGTAAATATTGGGTTGATTAATGGCAAAAATCACCGAGCCAATGGCAAATAGGGCGGTAATAGCGATGATGAGCCATTTACCTTGCCAGATAACAGAGAAGAGCTCGCGCAAATCGATTTCGTCTTCCCGCGTAGTTTGCGGGAATTGTGCATCGACTTGCAGATCTTTTGTATTTTGAGTTATTTGAGTATTCATATTATTAGGTTTTAGGTACTAGGTACTAGGCCCTAGGAAAGCTTAAAGATTTCTAAAGAAGGTTCTAGGTTAGATGTTGTAATCAACAGAACCTTCTCTAACACTGCCTTTGCGTATTTTAATAAGAGCCGCGATCATTGCTGAGATTTCTTTTGCCTCTCTAATTAGCAAGCCTCCTTGCTGTTTTTCGATTAGTCCAATCTCAACTGCAATATAGATCTGTGTAACGAGCTCACCAGCAGATCCCTTTGCAAAGTACAGAAACCTTGCTGACTCAGCTTGAGATTCTCTCTCTTCACCTTCTGCTATATTAGACGGTATCGAGACAGCGGCTCGAGTCATTTGATCCTTTAGCCCATAATCTCGACTGTCTTTTAATGCTTTATAAACATCACAAGCAAGTCGGGAAGCGCGTTTCCAAACATCCAATTGTTCAAAGCGCATCTGCGGACTCCTTAAGTTCCAAGTTCTAGGTTCCGGAAACCCGCTTTGCGGGTGTCCAAGCAGTTGCGAAGCAACGTCCTAGATCCTAGGGCCTAGCATCCCGCTAGAGCGGGCGTCCAAGAAGCAGCGGCTTTCGCTGCGTCCTGGCAGTTGCGAAGCAACGTTCTAGATTCCTGGGCCTGCCAACTCGAGAAGCGAGTTACAGCCCGCTGATTGTTGCCACTGCTACGGCGGTGTTGTAGATGATCTGTGTTACCTGGCTCCACAATGTCAGGTTGTCTTTGTACTCGGTATCCAGCGGCACAACGATGGTGTCGCCGGGCTGCATCTCTTCGTCACTGCTGAACCAATAAGAGCTGCCGGGCATGGCGACTGAGCCATCGGCGCGCAGAATGTAAGCGCGGTCGTCATCTGCGCGTTTCCGCGGGCCACCGGCAAGCTCCAAATACTGGTCGAAGGTAAAGCCCCTTTTGTATCTGTGGGTGCTGGGGTGTTGTACCTGCCCCATTACGGATACGGTT
The window above is part of the Shewanella litorisediminis genome. Proteins encoded here:
- the pseF gene encoding pseudaminic acid cytidylyltransferase, whose product is MKIAIIPARGGSKRIPRKNIKAFHGKPMIAYSIEAALASGCFDKVIVSTDAAEIAQVAQAHGAEVPFLRPTDISDDYATTMDVMAHAIHWCQNEGWDIEAVCCLYATAPFVRPEDLQQGYALLQETGVQFVFSATSFPFPIQRAIKLGQDGGVSMFAPENEQVRSQDLEEAYHDAGQFYWGQTDAFVKKRSVFSPHSRIVLLPRKRVQDIDTLEDWEVAESLFTAFKLAKSKS
- the pseC gene encoding UDP-4-amino-4,6-dideoxy-N-acetyl-beta-L-altrosamine transaminase; the protein is MIPYGKQDISQQDIDSVVEVLKSDFLTQGPQVPAFEKTLTEHTGAKFAFAVNSATSALHMACLALGLGEGDWLWTSPITFVASANCALYCGAKVDFVDIDPTTYNLCPRKLEEKLIKAKAKGMLPKIVVPVHLCGQPCDMQAIGKLAKEYGFHVVEDASHAIGGKYRGQPIGNCGYSDITVFSFHPVKIVTTAEGGAALTNHPDLADKLALLRSHGITRDPMQMEGESHGGWYYQQIALGYNYRMTELQAALGVSQMRRLEDFVTARHQIAQRYNELLADLPIVLPYQLPETYSGLHLYVIRLCLEEIGLSHKQVFDALRERGIGVNLHYIPVHTQPYYVKMGFSVGDFPESERYYQEAMSLPMFHGMTLEQQNTVVQILTDVLQRR
- the pseB gene encoding UDP-N-acetylglucosamine 4,6-dehydratase (inverting); its protein translation is MLNYKSVLITGGTGSFGKQFIKTILERFPKVKKIIIFSRDELKQFELRQKYPANEFPQLRFFIGDVRDKGRMIQACEGVDVIIHAAAIKQVDTAEYNPTECIRTNIDGAENVIHAALQCGVKNVVALSTDKACAPINLYGATKLASDKLFTAANNIKGSKDIRFSVVRYGNVMGSRGSVIPFFLKKRIEGVLPITHEDMTRFNISLQDGVNMVMYALEHHLGGEIFVPKIPSYKILDIAKAIAPECKTEIVGIRPGEKLHEEMITDTDSLNTIDLGKYYAILPSVSFTYTEAEYLKHHKAEKVPFGFKYNSGTNSEWESIESLRELIKEHVDPNFAV
- a CDS encoding Wzz/FepE/Etk N-terminal domain-containing protein, coding for MNTQITQNTKDLQVDAQFPQTTREDEIDLRELFSVIWQGKWLIIAITALFAIGSVIFAINQPNIYKAEALLAPASSEASSGGLAALASQFGGLASMAGINLGGKGGIDKTQLAIEVLKSRQFVGEFIEKHQIMPELMAVDKWYISDNRLSFEPELFDTETKSWVREVKAPLKPEPSVQEAHKEFMKIFSVSADKESGMVTIEVEHQSPFIAKQWVDWLILDINRVMKERDVAEAMRSTEFLNKQIELTNVSDIRVILYKLIEEQAKTTMFAEVRDEYVFKTIDPAVVPEDKFKPRRALICILGTFLGFMLSMAIVFTRVALGNRKIY
- a CDS encoding four helix bundle protein, translating into MRFEQLDVWKRASRLACDVYKALKDSRDYGLKDQMTRAAVSIPSNIAEGEERESQAESARFLYFAKGSAGELVTQIYIAVEIGLIEKQQGGLLIREAKEISAMIAALIKIRKGSVREGSVDYNI